ACGCCTTCATCGTGCTGAATGGCGGCAAAGGATATGAAACCCGCGCACCCTTTCATGCGCAGACCCAGAGCAACGCCAAGGCATCAAATGCGTGCACCAGAGATTCCGAACCAGCATCAAAGTGGAGAATGTCGACCTGCCCGGTGGCCCGAGCCGCCCGACGTTCGCCCTGGCCAGGCGCTTTGCTCAACGGCTACATCGCGCGAGGACAAGAGGACAAAGCACCCGAGGCAGGATAAAATCAGACGCGGTTTGTTCGAATAGATCGCGCTGTTCTGCACCCCAAACCGAAAACAAACAACCGGCGCCAAACCGTCGACCGCTGACTTCAAAAACCGATAGTGCGCATTGAAAATTCCAATGCTCCACGTCGCAAGCGGTATTTTAGAGATCCTTGCCAGACGATTTGTTGCCCAATACTTTTTTGAGACAAAACAACGGCATTATGGAGCAAAATCACCAAATACGGTTAGTAAATTATTCCACCTTTATTTCAAGGTCCATCGCTGCGAGGCATTGAAGAAGGAAAGCCGAACTAAAGCCGCCACGGCTTATTTTGTTCGCTACACCGCCCGAACTCATATCGACACCTATTGCGGCAAGGCGGGCGGTAAGCTGGTCTACAGTCACGCCCTTGGACCGCATGGCCTCTCTGACCATTTCTCGCGCCTTGTCTTCATATTCGACATTCACCGGACTTGCCTTACGTGCAACCGGCTTGGGCGGCGTAGGTCTCTGCGCTCTATCAATCGTATTCATGGATCACCTTTTTTGGAATAACCATATTCGGTGAATATATGTGTTGACGTGGAATCTGTCTACTGCCATAAGTAGTTCACCAAATAAGGTGAGTATCATGTCGCAGCACTTCCTCTTGTCACCCGCAGCCAAAACGCTTTCACTTGTGAAGGTCATGCGCATGTCACACGACGAAGCCCGTGATGCTTTCCGCAGTATCCGCTTCGCCGATACCAATGGAGAGCCATACTGCCCAGAGTGCGGTTGCTGTGAGGCATATGACCTCAAAACACGTCAGGTGTATAAATGCAAAAGTTGCTCAAAGCAGTACAGCCTGACGTCTGGCACGATCTTCGCAAGCCGCAAGCTGGCAATCCGCGATATTCTGGCGGCAATCACCATCTTTATTAATGGCGCAAAGGGCTACAGCACATTGCAGTTGTCCCGCGACTTGTCTGTTGATTACAAAACCGCTTTCGTCATGCTGCATAAAGTCCGCGAAAGCATAGAGATTGCCCGCAGCGAGGGCGCACTGTCCGGCTCTGTCGAAGTAGATGGCGCTTACTTTGGCGGCTATGTGAAGCCAGCCAATGAAAAGAAGGACCGCAAGGACCGCCGCAAGAAAGTCCACCAGTCAGGCAAGCGTCAGTCCGTTATCGTGATGCGTGAACGTGGCGGGCGCACACTTACTTATGTCACTCGCACGGAAGCTGAGGGCGTGGCACTGGACGCAGCAAACGTACAGCATGGCGCAACAGTTCACGCGGATGAAGCCGGACACTGGGATAAACTGGCTGCTTACTTCCCAATAAAGCGCATCAACCACCAAGAAGCCTATTCAAAGGATGGCGCCTGCACCAACCAAGCCGAAAGCTTCTTTAGCCGCCTGCGCCGTGCAGAGGTTGGCACACACCACCACATCGCGGGCAAGTACCTTGGCGCGTATGCCGCTGAAATGGCGTGGCGTGAGGACTTCAACCGGGTTGCAAATGGGTATCAGTACACGATGGCTGTAAGCGCGGTTGCTGCGGCTCCACAGTCCCGCCAGTGGGCGGGCTACTGGCAGCGTCGGGCCTAATGCTTGGCGGCTCGGCGCAATCTTTTTACAACTAGAGCAAACCATTCTTCAAGATCTTCGATACTGTCTTCGGACAGATTGTCGGGATAAGTGAACGCAACCTCACCCTCAATTGCATCAAAGATCATGCGCTTGCTCCCAGCCACGACAGGCTGAATTGCAGGCGCTCGGGGGGCGGTTGTGGCGAGATTTTGTTCCATTGCGGGTTGCTCCTGAGGACTGATTCCAGGAGATTCTTGCACCGCACTTTCGGAACGACCACTTCTTTCGGATACGTCATGTTGGCTCAAGTATTCGCATGTTTCAAGATACGCGGGAACCACGACCTTGACAGCGGCACTTGTGAACTCCTGCCGCAACAGGTGGGCGCGCAGATTGTTTTCTGACGGAATCGTTTCAGGGAACCTTTCATTTAAGGAAGCAAACAGGTCTGGGTTAAACGCAGCAGCTTTTAGCGCATCCGTTCTGTCAGCGTCACTTTCAGGCTCAATGAGATCAAGAGCCAGGGATGTTACTTGCAGCATCCTCTTCCCAGCATCACTTGTTAATCCGAACTGTTTTAGCGAAGCTAGAGCGGTTGCTGACGCACCATTTAAGCTGGAATATCCAATGTGTTGAACCGCCGAATCGCGATCAACAGGGTTCATCCCATCCTTATCAAAAATCTTTTTGACCGCCGCCTCCGCTTCCGGTAAAGAGAGTGACGGATATCTAGGACTTCTAACACGTTGTTTAATAGGCATTTAATTTCTCACTTCTTGTCTGCACTGGTGGATGCGAGAGTTATACGTATAAAAACTTCAGAAATCCAGCGAAATGACGTATACGTGTTGACGTATAGATTTGCTGCTGTATGTTCTTCGCTCAAAGGCGCACAACATGTAGTGCGTCCAACTGGAGGTTACGAAGATGAGTCAGATATAAGGATGCCCACATGAAAGACGTTCCAGCGTCTTACATGTGGGGCTTGAATAAGGGCTGAGGCGAAAGCCTCGGTCCTCCCTATTTGAACAGACCGAGGTCAGCCAAACAACAACTGACAAATGATTCATTTGGGTCGTTTCGTCAAGCCTGACGTTCGGTCGCAGCATCATGAGGTTTATCGATGCACGACTTGAAAGTGACGCCCGCCATGGCGTCCGTAATCAAACTGGCACGTTCTCAACGCATCCCGTATTCGTGGATCACGGGGTATTACACTGGCCTCAATTTTGGCCGCATCGCTGACGTTATGAAGGGGCGCTTGTTCCCCAACGTGCCGCCAGCGCCGTCACTCCCATCCGACTTTCCGAGGGGGGTGTAGTGATGGCTAATATGTTAGTCACTTACGATCTCAACGGCCCGCATCCATCTCACAAAGAAATGGACGATCTGATTCCGAAGCTGGCGGTAACTTATGGCCGTGTCCTCGAAACAGTATGGTGGGTTGATTATCCGGGTACGGCTGCCCAACTTCGTGATCGCTTGAAAACCATTCTTGGCAGTGAGGATTTGCTGTTGTTGGTCGAGTGTAAGAGTGCGGCATGGACAAAAACCCTTTTGGATAGCAAATCATTCAAAGACGCCTTCAATAAGGCAGCGTAACGATTAAGGGCGGCTTAATGGCCGCCCTTTTTCAGTGCCCATAACTTGCACACCCCATCCATACCCGCCTCGACGACAAGCCCATCTTTCTTGATGGTGTTTATTGAAATGCCGATACGCTTTCGCAGCAAGCGCAAGGTTTCTGCATCCCCGTCTATCATTTGTTCTATCACCCAAGCGTCCGCGATCTGCCGTGCAGACAGCGGGTCAGAGGCTTCCCTTAGCTGTGTCAGGATAAAGCGCTTCAAGTGCCCCTTGGGCGCTGTGTGCCGCGGTATAAACCCGTCATGGTAGGTGGTCGGGGGCTATGCGTTCGGATCGAACAGCGCAACGCAGGCGTCAATATGTTTGATGCTTGTTCGTACCAGCTCTGCCTCTGTCGTGATCTTGCCGAGTAGCTTGGTTAACTCTTTCCGCTTGGCATTCAAGCCTGATACGGTGTTGGGACGTTCATAGACTACAGTGTTTTCCATGCCTCTTTATAGCTAACCATTTAAGATTATACAATAACCTTATTTGGTGAGTTTGCTCCATAATGCCGCAAAACAACGGGACCGACGTTTGGTTTTCGTTGGCGAGGGTGGCGGATTGCTCAGCTCTGAATCTCATCGCAGACATCGACAAGTTTGAGGATCACCTTGCGCGCCAAGGGTCCGACCAAGTGCTTTCCTCCACCGATCCCCGCCTGCTCATCCCGCCCTGCGCATCGCGCGCAACAATAGCGTGAATGGCATCTTCGATGTGTTGGTTTGCGACGTCATATCTCGTTGTGTCGAGAGAATTCTGTATATCTCGGAGGGCAAAAATGGCCCAATGTGAATTTGTCATAGGCTCGGCTTTCAAGAGTAAATTACCCTTTCCACGTACACAACCATGACGATAATTTTTACGGGAAAACCGCTGCGGATTTCCCCGGAAACCCACGCGCAAGTCTGCTCACGCAATTCCTAATTTTCGGTTGCGCGCATCCCGCAGTCGCGCAAAATCATCCCCCGCATGATACGATGAACGGGTCAACGGCGTTGCAGATACCATCAGGAAACCTTTCCCATAGGCTGCCTTTTCATACGAAGCAAATTCATCGGGATGCACGAAACGATCGACTGCATGGTGTTTTGGTGTTGGTTGCAGGTACTGACCGATCGTCAGGAAGTCGATATCCGCAGCGCGCATGTCTTCCATGACTTGCAGCACGGCTTGTTTATCCTCGCCCAAACCCACCATGATTCCTGATTTTGTGAACATGGATGGGTCCAGCTCCTTGACGCGCTGCAAAAGACGCAAAGAATGGAAGTACCGCGCGCCGGGGCGCACTTCTGGGTATAGTCCCGGCACTGTTTCCAGGTTGTGATTGAACACATCCGGGCGTGCTTCAACCACTAGTTCCAAGGCTTCTGGCGCACATTTGATGAAATCGGGTGTCAGAATTTCGATTGTAGTGTCTGGACTGCGATGGCGAATCGCGCGAATCGTCTGAGCGAAATGATCTGCGCCGCCGTCTTCGACATCATCGCGGTCCACCGATGTGATAACCACATGGTTCAGTCCGAGCTTTTCAACCGCATGCGCCACCCGCCCCGGTTCAAAAGCGTCCAGCGCTTCGGGCGGCTTTCCTGTGGCGATGTTGCAAAAAGTACAGGCGCGGGTGCAGACCTCTCCCATGATCATCATGGTGGCGTGGCCCTGGCTCCAGCATTCCCCGACGTTCGGGCACCCGGCTTCTTCGCACACAGTTACCAATTTGTTTTCACGCATGATCCGTGCCGTTTGTGCATACCCCTCCCCGCCCGGCGCTTTGACGCGAATCCAGTCCGGCTTTTTAGGTTGCGGATTATCCGGACGCCGGGCTTTTTCGGGATGGCGTTGCTCGGGGATTTTCAGATCGCGCGGGGCCATATTGGTCTTTCTCAAACGACAGAAGCTTTGAGCGCCTCCTACCTCTCCTGTTTAACCGAGTTGTAATGATGGTTTCAACAGGGCTCGGCGTCGCAGCCAACATGGGAGCCATGCAAATTCTGCACCCCTCAACGTAAAAGGGACGCTGTAAAAGCGCCCCTCATCAAGTCCTGCATTTGTTTTTTCAGCTAGCCGATCAATGGACCACCGGGGCCGATTGTCTCGTCATAGTGGCGCTTAAGCCGCATCAGGGCGATGCGCAGTACGATCTTGCCGGACCGCGCTGACCAGCCCAGTTTCTTTTCGGCCGTTTCCAGACCTTCGAGATAGCAACAGCACCGCAACACCACGTCCGATAGCCCCGGCCCAAGATCGGCCAGCGCATCAGCCACGCGTTTGCGCGCGGTGGAGGGACCATCTCCTACGCCACTGTCAGGTACAAAACTGCCACACCCGCCTGAGGTCAGGAACTTGTCCCAGTTCTGCGCGACTCGAGGACCCATCTGCGCCAGTTCAAAGTCTTCTCGCAACCGTTCGCCAACGGTTACAAGATCATCATCCAGGAAGTTCTCGCCATTCTTGTCACGGCGTCGGGCCAATGCCGTCAAAGGGCTTTCCGCAAGGTTGTAGCGCATACGGCGTGGACGGCCTGTATCCACATCCGGAAGGGATTTTTCCCCCCAACTGCGATGCTGACCGGCGAAATCGGCAGGGGCTTCGGCAAAACCGCCTGAGACAACTGTGCCACCTTCGGAGCCAAGCATTTCTTCTAGCGCGGCGCGCCCTGTTGCGGTGATGGTATAGCGTGTAATCTTGCCGGATACCTGCGCCGAGATCCATTCTTTCAGCGCCATTGCTTCGGCGATCTTGCGCGTCACAACACCTGTGCGTGTGGCCTGTGCCCCCGCACCATCGCGCACGATAACGGCCTTTTCCATCTCGGCGGCGACGGCCAAAACAGCGCCTTTTTCACAAAGCCTGCGCAAAACGCGCTCGCCTTCTGCTTTCAGGGAAGTCTCGCTTGGTGGGCTGTCCAAATCTTCGGACGGGGCCGTTATACGATCTTGGAAACTCATGGGCATTTCGTCCTTTGTAATCATTTCGGCAGCGTCGGAACGGGGAACAAAATGAGCAGCACCCAGGGCTTTGAGGGCGGCATCAACCAATGGATCATCACGCCGTGTCTCAACCCGCCGGATCTGGCGCAAAATCGTTGAGGCGTGGCAACCCGCCGCCCGAGCCAGCGCCCGGATGGGCAGGCCTGCTTCGGTATGCGCCAAATAAACCTGCGCTGCGGCCGGTACCCAGTCTGGCAAACCTGCCCGGACCGGCATATTCGGGCGCATTGTGGTTATTTCTAGCTCATTCATATCATCGGCACCCTGATCATATCGCAGTTAGGTTGATTTAAAATTTCACGATACAACCTAAGGATGATTTAGTTACCCGTTCGTTAACAGTTTCTGATTTAGCAATTATTCTATTTAAAATATAAACAGTATTTAAACCTCCGTGCGTTGCCCGAGACACATACGCAACAGTGAAAATCGTGAGTGATCGGGTGTGCCAGAAAACCACCTGACAAAACGCATCGTGCGTAAAAGTGCCCCAGTTCAAAGTGTTAACAAGTCCCTAAACCCTGCGAGCGTGGATTTCGGGGCGCGCGCAACACAGCGATCAACGATGTAATATCTGTCACAGCAGGGTGGAATAGCCCGCTTGGGGATAGACGGATATAAAGGAAAACCAAATGCAAGACCTGATCTCAATGCTGCACGCAATTCGACGGCCGCCACTTCTTATGCGGGCAGCGCGTATCGGTGCCGAAGACTACAGACGTTCGGTGCATTTGCCGCGATTGCTGGGCTATGGGATATTGCCCCGGCACGGTTCTGCACTCTTCAAACTGATTGAGATCGAGGCTGAACTTAACACACAACGCACCGGCGGGGATACCAGCTACAGCCTGATTCGACATGTGGATGTGTTGATAGCAATGCTGGGAGAAGCCCGCGTCTTGCGCGCCTCTCAAGCAGCACCCGTTACATGAAACTGTCAGGTGTTTCGGATTTCTTACGCGCGATGTAATCCGAAATCGCCTCGTGGATTGCGGGATCCAGTGCCGGTTGCTGGTAATCATTCAGCATTTTTTCAACACGTAGGCTGGCGAGGGATTGCGTGTCCCGCCCGCCTTCATCTTCCCATGTCTCATAGGGTTTGTAATCCAACAGATCGGACTTCCAAAAGGCCGATTTAAAGTTGTTTTGCGTGTGCTCACACCCGAGGTAATGGCCACCGGGGCCGACTTCGCGAATCGCATCCATCGCCTGCGCGTTGGTATCAATGGACACCCCTCGTGCCAAATGATGCAGGGTGCCAAGCTGGTCGGCATCCATCACGAATTTTTCAAAAGATGACACGAGCCCACCTTCAAGCCATCCACAGGCATGCAACATGAAATTGACACCGGAGAGCAGTCCCATGTTCAGACTATTGGACGTTTCATAGGCGGCCTGGGCATCGGGCAGCTTTGAGCCGCAAAAAGACCCGGCCGACCGATAGGGCAAACCAAGGCGGCGTGCCAGCTGTCCTGCGCCATAGGTGATATGTGCGGCTTCGGGCGTGCCAAATGTCGGGGCGCCTGAGTTCATGTCAATGGACGTCACGAAAGCCCCCATGATCACCGGCGCGCCCGGACGGATCAATTGGCTATAGGCGATGCCTGCCATTGTTTCGGCCAACACCTGCGTCAACGTGCCCGCCACGGACACGGGCGCCATCGCCCCGCCGACAATAAAGGGCGAAATGATGCAGGCCTGATTGTTTTTCGCATAGACCTCAAGCGCGCCCATCATCACGTCATCAAACGTCATTGGCGAGTTGATGTTGATCAGCGAGGTCATCACGGTGTTTTGCTGAACAAAGTCCTCGCCAAACAGCAGACCGCACATTTCCACCGAATCCTGGGCGCGTGAGGGCTCTGTCACTGACCCCATGAACGGCTTGTCGCTGAGCGTCATATGCGCCATCAACATATCAAGATGGCGCTTGTTCACCGGCAGGTCAGTGGGCTCGCACACCGTCCCGCCTGAGTGGTGCAACCATTTGGACATATAACCCAGCTTCACGAATTTGCGGAAATCTTCCATCGTGGCATAGCGGCGCCCGCCAGCGGCATCGCGCACGAAGGGCGGGCCATAGACCGGCGCAAGCACCAGATTTCGACCGCCCACCTCAACGCTGCGCGCCGGGTTGCGCGCATGCTGCGTGAAACTGGAAGGGGCGGTTTTACAAAGCTGCCGGGCAAGGCCGCGCGGGATGCGCACGCGTTCGCCTTTCACATCCGCGCCCGCATCACGCCAGCGCTGCAATGCCGCAGGGTTTTCAACAAAATTTACGCCGATTTCCTCGAGAACCGTCTCGGCGTTGGCCTCGATGATCTCCAGGGCTTCTTCGTTAAGCACTTCGAAATTGGGGATGTTGCGCTCGATAAAGCGCTCGGTCTCAAAAGACACCGCACTGCGCTCAGCGCGCCGGGCTGCGCCTCCGCCGCCCCGTCTTCCCCTACGCTCTGCTGCTTCGGCCATTTCGCTCTCCCCGTCCAATGCTTGCGCTGGTGCTACCCTATTCCGCAGGCTCTATTGTTGCGGTTAACGTCTTTGCAGGGAAAAAAGCGACATGCGCGCCGACGTCTCTTTCATCTCGGGCAAGATTTGAGCCGCTTCGGGGATGCGTGCCCATTCGGGCTCTTGCCACTTGGCCTTCCCACGCCTAATCAGCACTTATGAGCACACATGATCATGACCGCCTTCTCATCATCGACTTTGGCAGCCAGGTAACCCAGCTGATTGCGCGGCGTCTGCGAGAGTTGAACGTCTACTGCGAAATCCACCCTTTCAATATGGTGGACGACGCCTTTCTGACAGAATTCGCGCCCCGGGCCGTTATTTTTTCCGGTGGCCCCTCTTCGGTGTTTGCTGATGGTGCACCGATGCCGCCAAAAGGTGTTTTCGAGCTCGGTGTGCCAATTCTTGGCATTTGTTATGGCCAGCAAGTGATGATGCAGTGTCTGGGCGGCAAGGTGGAACGCGGTCACGGCACCGCTGAATTCGGGCGCGCTTATGTCACACCCGAAGCGCGACGTCTTGCCTTGCTGGAGGGATGGTTTGAGGCAGATCGCGAACAGGTCTGGATGAGCCACGGCGATCACGTCAGCGAAATTGCCCCCGGGTTCGAGGTCTATGGCACCTCGCCCAATGCGCCCTTCGCGATCACCGGGGATATTGGACGCAATTTCTATGCGGTTCAGTTTCACCCCGAAGTGCACCACACACCAAATGGCGCAAAACTCTATGAAAACTTCGTGCGTCTGGCCGGTTTTAAAGGCGACTGGACCATGGGTGCCTACCGCGAAGAGGCGATCCAGCGCATTCGCGATCAGGTCGGTACGGGCCGCGTGATCTGTGCGCTATCGGGTGGGGTTGATTCGTCCGTGGCGGCGGTGCTGATCCACGAGGCCATCGGTGAACAACTGACCTGCGTCTATGTCGATCATGGATTGATGCGCAAAGATGAAAGCGCGCAGGTCGTCGGCATGTTTCGCGAACATTATAACCTGCCCTTGATCCACGCCGATGAATCCGACCTGTTTCTGGGACAACTCGAAGGCGTCAGCGACCCCGAGACCAAACGGAAAATCATCGGCGGGCTGTTCATTGAAGTGTTCGAAAAGCACGCCAAGGAAATGGGCGGCGCGGAATTTCTCGCTCAAGGCACGCTTTACCCTGATGTCATCGAATCGGTCAGCTTTTCAGGTGGCCCCTCGGTGACCATCAAATCACACCACAATGTGGGCGGTTTGCCTGAACGCATGAACATGCAGCTGGTCGAACCACTACGTGAACTCTTCAAGGACGAAGTGCGCGCTTTGGGCCGAGAATTGGGCCTGCCCGACAGCTTTATTGGTCGTCACCCCTTCCCGGGCCCGGGCCTCGCGATCCGCTGCCCCGGTGAAATCACCCGTGAAAAACTCGACATTCTGCGCGAGGCCGATGCGGTTTACATCGACCAGATCCGCAAGCACGGGCTTTATGATGAGATCTGGCAGGCCTTTGTGGCCATCCTGCCGGTGCGCACAGTGGGCGTAATGGGAGACGGGCGTACCTATGATTTTGCCTGTGCCCTGCGCGCGGTGACGTCGGTGGACGGTATGACGGCGGATTATTACCCGTTCAGCCACGAATTTCTGGGCGAAACTGCGACGCGCATCATCAATGAAGTGCCCGGCATCAACCGCGTAACCTATGACATCACCTCCAAACCCCCCGGCACCATCGAATGGGAATAAGGCATGCGCGCGCGCTGTTCAGCTGCGCCGGGGAAAAGCAAACCAGATGAGCCCGACATTCAAAGCCGCCGTCTGGATGATGGGGTCCATCGCATCGTTTTCGTCCATGGCCGTCCTGGGGCGAGAACTTGCAGGCCAACTCGATACCTTTGAAATCATGATGTACCGCAGCCTTTTTGGCGTGGTGATTGTAGTGGCACTGGCCGGGCTGACAGGTACCTGGCGCGAGATCAACACGCAAAACATGTCGGTGCACCTCATCCGCAATATGGCGCATTTCACCGGTCAAAACCTGTGGTTCTATGCGGTAACGGTCATTCCGTTGGCACAGGTATTCGCTCTGGAATTCACCTCACCGATCTGGGTGATTGTGCTTTCACCGTTTCTGCTGGGGGAACGACTGACGCCGATGCGCGCACTTGCGGCGGTCATGGGTTTCATTGGAATCCTTGTGGTGGCACGTCCGGACATTGCCGGGATCAACGCCGGGGTGATCACGGCGGCCTCCTCCGCGATCTTCTTTGCGCTGACCATCATGTTCACCAAGCGACTGACCCGGACCCAGGGCATCACCTGCATCCTGTTTTACCTCACCACGATGCAACTGGTCTTTGGTGTGATTGCAGCCGGGTATGATGGCGATATCGCGGTGCCGACGGCTCAGGCCCTCCCTTTTGTGATGATGATCGGGGCGGCCGGCCTGTTGGCGCACTATTGTATGACCAACGCGCTCTCGATTGCGCCCGCCACGGTTGTGGTGCCGATTGATTTCATCCGCCTGCCCGCCATCGCCGTTGTCGGCATGGTTCTTTACAATGAACCCCTCGATATGTGGGTCCTTTTTGGCGCAGTCATTATCTTTACCGGCAATTATCTGAACATCTGGGCAGAGACGCGTCAAAAAAGTTGATTTTACGTCAGGTCACACGTCATTGTGACTTAGCGTCATTAATTGACGAAAATTGTAATCGTGCTTACGTGCCCTCGCCTGTTCCGCAAATCCGCTTCACAACATTCAGGCGTATCTTCTGGGGAGGAGATCCATGAAATCCTATCTAACAAGTGCAACAGTTTTATGTCTTGTAACAGGTGCCGCCCAAGCCGGAGGCATTGACAGATCTGGTCAATCGATTGAAGCCCTTTTCGAAGAGGGTCGCTATTTGGAGTTCAGTGCGGTCAGCGTGTCCCCGGACATCACAGGCGAAGCACGTACACCGTTTGCCAACGGGTCAGGTTCTGGCGACATCGCACCGAGCTATTTTCGGTACGGTGCGGCATATAAGGCGGACATCAACGAGCAGTGGTCTTATGCCCTGATCCTCGATGAACCCTTTGGCGCGGATGTCGATTACCCATCAGCGACTGGTTATTTTGCATCAACTTCGAATGCTGAATTCACAAGCCAAGCGCTTACGGGCTTGCTGCGATACAAAGACAGGTCAGGTTTTTCGGTTTATGGTGGCTTGCGTCTGCAATCAGCTGAGGCCAATGCGGCTGTAAACTTTGTGCGACCTGGCGCTTTACCACCGCTTTTCTACAACGCGGATGCAGATGTACATTATGGAATCGGCTTTGTTGCGGGTGCATCTTATGAAAAGCCCGAAATCGCACTGCGGGTGTCACTGACCTATAGCTCAGAAATTTCGCACAGCGTTGACACGGTTGAAAACGTTGTCGGCGTCGGATCACGCTCTACATCGACCGAATTTGAGACACCGCAATCGCTCAATCTGGAATTTCAAACCGGCGTGGCCGCGAATACCCTCCTTTTCGGTGGGATACGCTGGGTCGACTGGTCCGATTTTGCCCTTGACCCATCCCTTTACCAAACTGTGACAGGTGGGTCTGCTCTGCTAAGCTATGAAGAAGACGTTATTACCTACACGCTTGGCGTTGGACGACGTCTGAACGAAAATTGGTCGCTTGCAGCCTCAGTAGGGTATGAAGAGAACACGGGGAACCTTTTCACCAACCTTGGTCCTGCAGACGGTCAGACAAGTATCTCGCTGGCCGCAATTTAT
This genomic interval from Paracoccaceae bacterium contains the following:
- a CDS encoding DUF6471 domain-containing protein, with protein sequence MNTIDRAQRPTPPKPVARKASPVNVEYEDKAREMVREAMRSKGVTVDQLTARLAAIGVDMSSGGVANKISRGGFSSAFLLQCLAAMDLEIKVE
- a CDS encoding IS1595 family transposase, translating into MSQHFLLSPAAKTLSLVKVMRMSHDEARDAFRSIRFADTNGEPYCPECGCCEAYDLKTRQVYKCKSCSKQYSLTSGTIFASRKLAIRDILAAITIFINGAKGYSTLQLSRDLSVDYKTAFVMLHKVRESIEIARSEGALSGSVEVDGAYFGGYVKPANEKKDRKDRRKKVHQSGKRQSVIVMRERGGRTLTYVTRTEAEGVALDAANVQHGATVHADEAGHWDKLAAYFPIKRINHQEAYSKDGACTNQAESFFSRLRRAEVGTHHHIAGKYLGAYAAEMAWREDFNRVANGYQYTMAVSAVAAAPQSRQWAGYWQRRA
- the lipA gene encoding lipoyl synthase — encoded protein: MAPRDLKIPEQRHPEKARRPDNPQPKKPDWIRVKAPGGEGYAQTARIMRENKLVTVCEEAGCPNVGECWSQGHATMMIMGEVCTRACTFCNIATGKPPEALDAFEPGRVAHAVEKLGLNHVVITSVDRDDVEDGGADHFAQTIRAIRHRSPDTTIEILTPDFIKCAPEALELVVEARPDVFNHNLETVPGLYPEVRPGARYFHSLRLLQRVKELDPSMFTKSGIMVGLGEDKQAVLQVMEDMRAADIDFLTIGQYLQPTPKHHAVDRFVHPDEFASYEKAAYGKGFLMVSATPLTRSSYHAGDDFARLRDARNRKLGIA
- a CDS encoding DUF6456 domain-containing protein; translation: MNELEITTMRPNMPVRAGLPDWVPAAAQVYLAHTEAGLPIRALARAAGCHASTILRQIRRVETRRDDPLVDAALKALGAAHFVPRSDAAEMITKDEMPMSFQDRITAPSEDLDSPPSETSLKAEGERVLRRLCEKGAVLAVAAEMEKAVIVRDGAGAQATRTGVVTRKIAEAMALKEWISAQVSGKITRYTITATGRAALEEMLGSEGGTVVSGGFAEAPADFAGQHRSWGEKSLPDVDTGRPRRMRYNLAESPLTALARRRDKNGENFLDDDLVTVGERLREDFELAQMGPRVAQNWDKFLTSGGCGSFVPDSGVGDGPSTARKRVADALADLGPGLSDVVLRCCCYLEGLETAEKKLGWSARSGKIVLRIALMRLKRHYDETIGPGGPLIG
- a CDS encoding DUF6477 family protein; protein product: MQDLISMLHAIRRPPLLMRAARIGAEDYRRSVHLPRLLGYGILPRHGSALFKLIEIEAELNTQRTGGDTSYSLIRHVDVLIAMLGEARVLRASQAAPVT
- a CDS encoding trimethylamine methyltransferase family protein produces the protein MAEAAERRGRRGGGGAARRAERSAVSFETERFIERNIPNFEVLNEEALEIIEANAETVLEEIGVNFVENPAALQRWRDAGADVKGERVRIPRGLARQLCKTAPSSFTQHARNPARSVEVGGRNLVLAPVYGPPFVRDAAGGRRYATMEDFRKFVKLGYMSKWLHHSGGTVCEPTDLPVNKRHLDMLMAHMTLSDKPFMGSVTEPSRAQDSVEMCGLLFGEDFVQQNTVMTSLININSPMTFDDVMMGALEVYAKNNQACIISPFIVGGAMAPVSVAGTLTQVLAETMAGIAYSQLIRPGAPVIMGAFVTSIDMNSGAPTFGTPEAAHITYGAGQLARRLGLPYRSAGSFCGSKLPDAQAAYETSNSLNMGLLSGVNFMLHACGWLEGGLVSSFEKFVMDADQLGTLHHLARGVSIDTNAQAMDAIREVGPGGHYLGCEHTQNNFKSAFWKSDLLDYKPYETWEDEGGRDTQSLASLRVEKMLNDYQQPALDPAIHEAISDYIARKKSETPDSFM
- the guaA gene encoding glutamine-hydrolyzing GMP synthase, translated to MSTHDHDRLLIIDFGSQVTQLIARRLRELNVYCEIHPFNMVDDAFLTEFAPRAVIFSGGPSSVFADGAPMPPKGVFELGVPILGICYGQQVMMQCLGGKVERGHGTAEFGRAYVTPEARRLALLEGWFEADREQVWMSHGDHVSEIAPGFEVYGTSPNAPFAITGDIGRNFYAVQFHPEVHHTPNGAKLYENFVRLAGFKGDWTMGAYREEAIQRIRDQVGTGRVICALSGGVDSSVAAVLIHEAIGEQLTCVYVDHGLMRKDESAQVVGMFREHYNLPLIHADESDLFLGQLEGVSDPETKRKIIGGLFIEVFEKHAKEMGGAEFLAQGTLYPDVIESVSFSGGPSVTIKSHHNVGGLPERMNMQLVEPLRELFKDEVRALGRELGLPDSFIGRHPFPGPGLAIRCPGEITREKLDILREADAVYIDQIRKHGLYDEIWQAFVAILPVRTVGVMGDGRTYDFACALRAVTSVDGMTADYYPFSHEFLGETATRIINEVPGINRVTYDITSKPPGTIEWE
- a CDS encoding DMT family transporter, which codes for MSPTFKAAVWMMGSIASFSSMAVLGRELAGQLDTFEIMMYRSLFGVVIVVALAGLTGTWREINTQNMSVHLIRNMAHFTGQNLWFYAVTVIPLAQVFALEFTSPIWVIVLSPFLLGERLTPMRALAAVMGFIGILVVARPDIAGINAGVITAASSAIFFALTIMFTKRLTRTQGITCILFYLTTMQLVFGVIAAGYDGDIAVPTAQALPFVMMIGAAGLLAHYCMTNALSIAPATVVVPIDFIRLPAIAVVGMVLYNEPLDMWVLFGAVIIFTGNYLNIWAETRQKS